The Pectobacterium parmentieri genome segment AAAAGCCAACCACAGCAGTTGAGACATAACGAGGAACGTCAGCCAGAACCCCAGCAATATCTTCCAGAAAAGCCTTCCACGAATCATCATCAGCGAATCCGGTATCCGACGCTGCGCACGGTTTCAATCGTCATCGTGTTGCCCGGTAATGCCCCAAGCTTCTGACGAATATTGCTGATATGTACGTCTACGCTGCGGTCATAAGCCTCACGGCGACGCCCCAGACATTTTTCGGACAGTTCATCTTTTGACACCACCCGCTCAGGAAAACGCAATAGCAGTTCCAGCAAATTAAACTCAGATGCCGTCAGATCAAACGGCTTCCCGCGCCATGCGCTGATGCGCGTCGCAGGGTGCAATACCAGTTCACCACTGGCCGCTACGCTTGCGTCCCGTTTCGTACTCGGCTGCTCGTCATAACGTCGTAGCACCGCCCTCAGTCGCGCTACCAGTTCACGCGGGTAGCACGGCTTGGGCATATAGTCATCCGCCCCCATTTCCAGACCGATGACCCTGTCAATATTATCCCCTCTCGCCGTCAGCATAATAACCGGTAACTGCTCGGTTTTTCTGATCTGGCGTAGTACATCAATCCCACTCATATCCGGTAGCATGACATCCAGAATCATCGCGGTGTAATCCCCCGACATTGCGCCATCGATGCCCTCTTTGCCCGTCAGCACCCGGGAAGTCAAAAATCCTTCCGCATTCAGATATTCACAGAGCATATTACCCAGCTCTACGTCATCATCGACCAGTAAAATATTCATATTCTGTCCTTATTAATCGGATCCCTACATAATTCGATTTGCGGAAAAAACACACAAGCAACGTGAAATATAACGGTATATATGTTGTATTCTCAGGTCTGGCGTTAATATTCGCAGCCAGATTTACGTAATCCTTACCATTTCTTTCAGCAAAGATTACCGCTACCTTTACAGACTCGGGGTAAATTACCCTTCTGCGTTATTTACTTCCGTTCAGACGCGTTTATTAAGGACGACTTCCCCTGATGCAATCACGATTCTTTACACGACGCCGTACGATGATCGCACTTGGTCTCATTGCTACTGCCGTGCTTATTCATCTGTTTTTCAGCAAACCATCGCCGGTACCAAACGCGATCACCACCGCCGCAGAGATCGCGGATCTCGAACAAACGGTCCTCGCCGATGGAAACATTGAGGCGCAGAAGCAGGTTAGCGTCGGCGCTCAAGCCTCGGGGCAAATCAAAGCGCTGCACGTCAAACTCGGCGATAAGGTGAAAAAAGGGCAACTGATCGCCGAGATTGATGACCTCACCCAGCAGGACACATTAAAGAATGGCGAAGCGGCGCTAAAAAACGTTCAGGCCCAGCGAGCAGCCAAACTAGCGGAATTGCGTAATAACGAATTAAGCTGGCAGCGTCAGCAAATGCTGATGAAACGCGGCGTGGGCGCACAGGCCGATTACGATAGTGCGAAGGCAACGCTCGATGCCACCAAAGCCAATATCGACGCGCTAGACGCTCAAATCGTTCAGGCGCAACTCACCGTGAACACCGCCAAAGTGAATCTGGGATATACCCAAATTCGCTCGCCGATGGATGGCACGGTGGTGGCGATTCCGGTTGAAGCAGGCCAAACGGTAAATGCGATCCAGACTACGCCAACCATTGCCAAAGTCGCCAATCTGGACACCATGACCATCAAGGTAAAAATCTCAGAAGCCGACGTCGTTAAGGTGAAAACCGGCATGCCGGTCTGGTTCAGCATTCTGGGTGAACCGAATAAGCGTTATGAAGCGACGCTGAGTTCGATTGAACCCGCTCCCGACTCCATCAACACAGACTCGGCAACCACATCATCCAGCACAAGCAGTTCCAGTTCCTCATCCAGCACCGCAATTTATTACAACGGTCAGTTCGATGTGCAAAACCCTGATGGCGTATTGCGTATTTCGATGACGGCGCAGGTCAATATTCTGCTGTCTTCGGTGAAAAATGCCATCGTCGTCCCTGCGACAGCGTTAACCTTGCGCAATGGCATGTGGTACGTGCAGATCGTCAATGCGAACAAGAAGATTGAATCACGCCTGGTCACGCTTGGCCTCAATGATAACGTGCGCACCCAGATCCGTTCAGGACTCAGCGTCGGGGAGCAGGTCGTTGTCAGCCCCTCTCCCGGCGATGTAACCTCCACGCATCCCGGCCCACCGATGGGGATGTAACGCATGTCCACATCTTTGCTTAAACTCACCGGCATCACCCGCCGTTTTTCCAACGGTGAACAGGACGTTACCGTTCTTAAAGACATTAATCTAACCATCAATCAGGGCGAAATGGTGGCGATTGTCGGTGCGTCAGGATCGGGAAAATCCACGCTGATGAATATTCTCGGCTGCCTGGATAAACCGTCCGCCGGTGACTATCAGGTGGCAGGACGCGCCGTTGGCGAATTGGATAACGATCAATTGGCCGAACTGCGCCGCGAACACTTTGGTTTTATTTTCCAACGCTACCACCTGCTTGGAGACCTGACTGCTCTCGGGAATGTCGAAGTCCCTGCGATTTATGCAGGGAAGAGCAGACTGACGCGCCGTCAACGGGCAGCCGATCTACTGACCAAACTTGGGCTGGAAAATCGCCTTCACTATCGACCCAGCCAGCTTTCCGGCGGCCAACAGCAGCGCGTAAGTATCGCACGGGCGCTAATGAACGCAGGCGGCATTATTCTGGCGGATGAGCCAACCGGGGCGCTGGACACCCATAGCGGCAACGAAGTCCTGAGCATACTTCGCGACCTGCACAAGCAGGGCAACACCGTCGTGATCGTCACGCACGATATGACGATCGCCGAACACGCGCAGCGCATCATCGAACTGCGCGATGGTGAAGTGATTGCCGATCGGCAAACGCGCCCCGAAGAAGCCACTGCACCGTTACCTGAAACCGCGTCTCCTACCACCTCGGCCCTGAATCAGTTCAAAGATCGCTTTATTGATGCCTTTAAAATGGCGCTGCTGGCGATGAATGCGCAGCGGATGCGTACCTTTCTGACCATGCTCGGCATTATCATCGGCATCGCGTCGGTCGTCTCGGTAGTTGCACTGGGAAAAGGTTCGCAGGAGCAGGTGCTGGCCGATATCAACTCGATGGGCACGAGCACGCTGGAGATTTTTCCCGGCAAAGACTTTGGCGACATGGATGCCAGCGCTATCCAGACGCTGCGTGCCAGCGATATTCAGCCACTGACACAGCAGCCCTACGTGCATAGCATCACGCCTTCAATCGCCACCAGCGTCACCATGCGCTACGGCAATATTGCCGTTTCCGCCAGCGTTTCTGGGGTTGGCGAACAGTTCTTCACCGTGCGCGGCTACACGTTGGATCGCGGCGTGCTTTTCCCGCGCAGCAGCGTCGATCAACTGGCGCAGGATGCAGTGATTGACAAAAATACGCGCGATAAGCTCTTTCCCCACGGCGAGGATCCCATTGGGCAAGTGATTTTGCTGGGCTCACTACCCGTGCGGATTATCGGTGTCGTCAGCAGAAATCAGGGTGGCTTCGGCAGCGATGAAAATCTGAACGTCTGGGTGCCGTACACCACGGTGATGAAGCGCATGGTCGGGCAGTCCTACCTGAGAAGCATCACGGTGCGGGTAAAAGACAATATTGATATGAACATCGCCGAGCAGAACATCACCACGCTGCTAACGCAGCGGCACGGTACGAAAGACTTCTTTATCATGAACACCGACAACATCCGCCAGATGATCGAGAAAACCACCACTACACTCGCGCTGCTGGTGTCAATGATCGCCCTGATTTCGCTGCTGGTCGGCGGTATCGGCGTGATGAACATCATGTTGGTATCCGTCACAGAACGAACCCGAGAGATCGGCGTTCGTATGGCGGTTGGCGCACGCACCAGCGACATCATGCAGCAGTTTCTCATCGAGGCCGTGCTAGTTTGCCTGTTCGGCGGCATCGTGGGCGTAGCGCTATCGTTGGGAATCGGCGTGCTATTCGCACAGTTCAGCAGTAATTTTTCGATGATCTATTCCAGCGCCTCGATTATTGCCGCGTTCCTGTGCTCCAGCCTGATCGGCATTATCTTCGGCTTCTTCCCTGCTCGCCGCGCGGCACGGATGGAACCGATTCACGCGCTGGAGCGGGAATAGTCATCAGTCAAAGACCCCGGTGGACAGATACCGATCGCCGCGATCGCAGGCGATCGCCACAATCACGCTGCCGGGGTTTTCCGCCGCAAGCCGCAGTGCGCCAGCCACCGCACCGCCGGAACTGACGCCGCAGAAAATGCCTTCCTGACGCGCCAGTTGCCGCAGCGTATTCTCTGCGTCCACCTGTGTCATATCCAGAATACGATCGACCAGATCGGCGCGGAAGATGCCCGGCATATAGTCAGGCGTCCAGCGGCGAATGCCGGGAATATGGCTTCCTTCCGCAGGCTGTAACCCTACCGTACAGATTTCAGGATTCTGCTGCTTCAGATAGCGGCTGACGCCAGAGATCGTACCGGTTGTCCCCATGCTGGAAATAAAATGAGTCAGCCTACCCGCCGTCTGTTGCCAGATTTCCGGACCAGTGGTGAGAAAATGCGCCAGCGAGTTATCTGGGTTATTGAACTGATCGAGCGTTTTACCCTCTCCCGCCAACACCATCTGTTTCGCTCGATCGCGCGCCCCTTCCATCCCCAGTTTACGGTTGACCAATACCAGTTCCGCACCATAAGCGCGCATCGCAGTCTGGCGTTCATAGCTCATATTGTCCGGCATCAGTAGGCGTAGTCGGTAGCCTTTCACCGCCGCAATCATCGCTAATGCAATGCCGGTGTTCCCGCTGGTTGCCTCGATCAGCCTGTCACCGGGAGCGATATCTCCGCGATCCTCCGCCTGCTGGATCATAGAAAACGCAGCACGATCTTTTACCGATCCGGCAGGATTATTCCCTTCCAATTTCAGCCAGATTTCGCTGTTTAACCCCTGCGTCACACGCTGTAATCTCACCAGTGGGGTGTTGCCAATACACTGCTCAAGCGTCGTCACAAATTGAGTCCTAAAAAAACCCACGCGTGCGGCGTGAGTGAGATAAAAGTTAGTGTTTATTCATTTGCCGTTTTACGCGCCACTGCAAGGCACTTTTGATAAACAGCGTCAGTATCGCCATCACGGTTAACAGCGCCGCCGCGGTAAACGCTCCTACGCTGTTATAATCCTGATGCAGTAATTCAACCTGTAGCGGCAGCGTGTAGGTTTCACCACGAATTGAACCCGACACGACGGATACCGCGCCAAACTCGCCAATCGCCCGGGCATTGGTCAGCACGACGCCATAGAGCAGCGCCCAGCGGATATTCGGTAACGTCACCTGATAGAACACCTGCCAGCCTGACGCACCAAGCAGCACGGCAGCCTCTTCCTCCTGACTGCCCTGGCTCATCATCACCGGAACCAGTTCCCTGACCATAAACGGGCAGGTCACAAATATTGTCACCAGTGCAATGCCCGGCCAGGCAAACATCAACTGTAGCCCCTGCTCATCCAGCCAGCCGCCGACCGGGCCATTGGTGCTGTAAAAGAGTAAATAGAGCAAACCGGCGACCACCGGCGAGACGGCAAAAGGAATATCGATCAGCGTAAGTAAAAGTTGCCGCCCCGGAAACTGAAAGCGTGTGACCAACCATGCTAGCAACGTGCCAAACACCAGATTCACCGGTACAACAATCGCGACCACCAGCAGCGTGAGGCCAATCGCATGCAGCATGTCAGGATCGCTCAGATTACGCCAGACGCCCCCCAGTCCGTGCGACAGCGCAGCGGCAAAAATTGACACTAAAGGGATGACTAGCATGATGAGCGATAATATCACGCCCAACGCAATCAGCGCGGCTCTCGCCCAGTTGCGCGCCTGCCGAACAGGATGAGATTGACGTCGCGGCATCGAGGTAGGGATCTCTGCCATTACACGCTCCGGGTCCGTTGACCAAAACGGCTTTGCAGCACGTTGACGGCAAACAGTATCAATAAGGACGCGGCTAACACAACGGAGGCAATCGCGCTGGCAGCAGGGAAATCAAATTCCTGCAAACGGATAAAAATCATCAGCGAAACCACTTCTGTCTGCCAGGCAATATTCCCCGCAATAAAGATAACCGCGCCAAATTCACCCAGACTGCGGGCAAACGACAGCGCGGTGCCGGTTAATAGCGCTGGCGTTAACTCTGGTAAAATGACATAACGAAAACACTGCCAGCGATTCGCCCCCAGCGTCTGTGCCGCCTCTTCGTATTCCGGCCCCAGATCTTCCAACACCGGTTGCACGGTACGCACCACAAAAGGAATGCTGGTGAACGCCATCGCAACCGTAATCCCCAGCCAGGTATAGGACACCTTGATGCCGTATTCTGCCAGCCATGCGCCGTACCAGCCTGTTGTTGAAAACAGCGCAGCCAGCGTCAGCCCTGCCACCGCGGTGGGTAGAGCGAAGGGTAAGTCCATCAATCCATCCAACAGCGCTCGGCCGGGAAAATGGTAGCGCGTCAGAATCCACGCCATTAACAGGCCAAAGCCCGCATTAAAGACCGTCGCCAGCCCCGCCGCCAAGAGCGTGACCTTGTAAGCCGCCACCACCTGTGGGTTGGATATCACCGCCCAGTACTGCGCCACACTCATCTCTGAGAGCTGCATCGCCAGTGCACTTAGGGGCAGTAACAGAATCAGACAAACGAACAGCAGACTGCTGCCCAGACTCAGCGCGAATCCCGGCAGCACCCGCTTACCTGAACCCAAAGACATTACTGACGACCAGACGCCAGCAGTTTATCCAGTTCACCACCGGTGTCGAAGTGGGTTTTCATCACCTGTGGCCACGAGCCAAACTGATCTTCTACTCGAAACAGCGTGGTTTCTGGGAAGCGAGATTTTAGCGTTTGCGCCAGTTCGGGATTATTCACGCGGTAGTAAAAATCGGTGATCACCTTCTGCGCGTCTGGACTATAGAGATAATTCAGATAGGCTTTTGCCGCCTGCTCCGTGCCATTCTTCTCCACATTCTTATCGATCCACGCCACTGGGAATTCCGCCAGTACGTTGACCTTCGGAACGATCACCTCGTAGTTCTCGGCACCGTACTGATTACGAATGTTATTCACCTCGGATTCAAAGCTAATCAGCACATCGCCCAACTGACGCTCCACAAACGTGGTGGTTGCGCCACGACCGCCGGTATCAAATACCGCGACATTCGCCAGAAAACGCGTTATCCATGCACGAGTTTTGGCCTCATCGCCACCGTTGGCTTTACTGGTCGCACCCCAGGCCGCAAGGTAGGTATAGCGGGCATTACCGGAGGTTTTCGGGTTCGGGAAAATCAGTTTCACATCATCACGTACCAGATCGTTCCAGTCGTGAATCCCTTTGGGGTTACCTTTACGAACCAGAAAGGCCATGGTGGAGTAAAACGGAGAGCTGTTATTCGGTAAACGTGCCTGCCAGTCAGCGGGAATCAGTTGCCCGCGATCGTGTAGGATCTGGACGTCCGTCACCTGATTGTAGGTCACCACATCGGCTTTCAACCCTTGCAAGATAGCCAGCGCCTGTTTAGAGGAACCCGCATGTGATTGTTTGATTGTTAGCGGATCGTTGGGATGCTGCGACAACCACTGCTTTTCAAAGCCTGGGTTGAGCGCCACAAATAGCTCACGAGACACATCATAAGAGCTGTTCAGCAACTCGGTAGCGGAGACAGCGCTCTGCCCGCCCAACAGCAATGACAGCGCCAGAGAACCCTTCACCAGCCAGCCTTTCACCTGTACTTGATTCATCTTATGTCCTGCCAGAGTTAGCGCCTATTCGGTAGGCTTTGTTATGGGAGCTATCGTGTGAATAACCGATATTGGAATGCGCGTAGTAGCGCAAATCAGTGTAGGGGAAGTGCTGGTTAACATATAACCTTTATATATAATATTTCGGAGTTTTTAAGCGCGAAAGGGCATAACACCACAACGAGAGATAACGGCAAAAAAGAAGAAAAAGAAAAGAGAAAAACGCAGCAAGATAGGCTACGCAGAGGAACAGAAAGTATTGATGCCTGCACAAATACAGGCATCAGGAAAATGCGTCAGATCTTACAGTGACAAAAGCTTCGCCAAAGACGGCGCGAAGAAGTAGCTGCCGCTGACGGCACGCGTAAAGCGCAACATATCGTCACGTTTGCCGTCACGATCGCCGAACATACTCAGCAACTGCTGTTCAATGTTATGCAGACGCGCACAGTAGGCGACGAAATAAAGCCCGTTCTTCCCGCTGGCGGTGCCATAAGGCAGGCTCTGACGCAGGATTTTCAGCCCTTTGCCGTCTTCCTTTAAATCCACGCGGCTGAGGTGCGACGTTACAGGGCGTTCATCGGAAGACAGCTCTTCGTTATCCTGCTTCGTGCGCCCGATTATCTGTTCTTGCTGTTCCACGCTAAAACGCTGCAACTGCTTCAGATTGTGTTCCCAGCGCTGGGTAAACACGTAGCTGCCACCGGCATCCGGCTGGTCTTCAGGGATAATTGCCACGGCGTGGCGTGCCTCACCCTGTGGGTTTTCCGTACCGTCGATAAAGCCGCTTAAATCGCGATCTTCTACCCAGCGGAAACTGTGTGTTTCTTCTTCGATACGAATCGCGCTACCAAACGCGGCCAGCGCCGCCTGTGCCAGCGTGAAGTTAACATCATGGCGGAGCGATTGGATGTGGATCAACAGATCGCGCTGCGTTGCTGGGGCGAGCCCTTTACCCAACGGCGTAAACGATTTCAGTTCCGTCGCGCTGTGGTTGCAGTCCAGATCGCGCCAAACATCGTTACCAAACGCCAGCACCGCACCTAACCCAGCATCGGGGTACTGCTGCTGTAAATCTTGTAATGTCTGACAGAATTTTTTGCATCCCTGCCGGATAGCATCAAACTCTCCCTGAATCATCGCTTCCATAAAAATGGCAAAACGGCGGTGTTCCAATAAAATACCGCTTTGAATTGGTGTCATTTCTGCTTCCTCAAGCGTCAGTTTTTTCTTTTGTTGTTATGGTTTACTACTGTGGTTACAACAAATACGGCGACCGGAAAAAAGATCGGGCGACACGAGTATCATACCGGAAGCCGCCTGGCTTTTACCTTGCGTGAAGACAAATTAGTCCGTTAACGTCAAAACGCCCTTTATAAAACGGATGGGTTACGCGCCTGTGCGTGCCACACGATTTTGCTCACTTTCCAATTTTTCAGGATATCGTCGGGCGGCATTAAACCTTCCGGGCCGCTCCACTCGCCGGAATAAACGTAGCTGATATGCGTGCTCTGCGGTGCCGCACATTCAACACCCTGCGCATCATCACCTTGTCCCAACTGGCAAGACTCAAAGGCTTTGCTGTAGGTATTGCTAAAGGCATCACCGATTTTCACGCCACCTGCGCTGCCAATCGCCGGATCCATGACTTCAACTTTGCGCACGCTACCCTTCGGCTGGCCGCTGATGACCATCTTCACCTCTTTGCCATCAAGTGCCTGATAAAACGCGACCAGTTGACCGTTGGATGTCCCCATTCCGCTACGCAGTTGATAACTGCCATCCAGCGCATTCTGTAACGCGCCTTCGGACAGCGGCGTACCCGCATTAATGCCACCGACACCTTCATCGGTAACCTCCAGCGAGCTGCCGAACCAGTTAAACGGCGATAGGCTGGACCAGGAAAAATTGGACAGCGTACTGCATCCGGTCAGCAGTAGCGGTAAACCCAACACGAGCGGTAACCCCAAAGACAGCGGGCGAAAATTCATAGTGTGTACTCCTCAAAATTGAAC includes the following:
- a CDS encoding response regulator transcription factor, translated to MNILLVDDDVELGNMLCEYLNAEGFLTSRVLTGKEGIDGAMSGDYTAMILDVMLPDMSGIDVLRQIRKTEQLPVIMLTARGDNIDRVIGLEMGADDYMPKPCYPRELVARLRAVLRRYDEQPSTKRDASVAASGELVLHPATRISAWRGKPFDLTASEFNLLELLLRFPERVVSKDELSEKCLGRRREAYDRSVDVHISNIRQKLGALPGNTMTIETVRSVGYRIR
- a CDS encoding efflux RND transporter periplasmic adaptor subunit — encoded protein: MQSRFFTRRRTMIALGLIATAVLIHLFFSKPSPVPNAITTAAEIADLEQTVLADGNIEAQKQVSVGAQASGQIKALHVKLGDKVKKGQLIAEIDDLTQQDTLKNGEAALKNVQAQRAAKLAELRNNELSWQRQQMLMKRGVGAQADYDSAKATLDATKANIDALDAQIVQAQLTVNTAKVNLGYTQIRSPMDGTVVAIPVEAGQTVNAIQTTPTIAKVANLDTMTIKVKISEADVVKVKTGMPVWFSILGEPNKRYEATLSSIEPAPDSINTDSATTSSSTSSSSSSSSTAIYYNGQFDVQNPDGVLRISMTAQVNILLSSVKNAIVVPATALTLRNGMWYVQIVNANKKIESRLVTLGLNDNVRTQIRSGLSVGEQVVVSPSPGDVTSTHPGPPMGM
- a CDS encoding MacB family efflux pump subunit — encoded protein: MSTSLLKLTGITRRFSNGEQDVTVLKDINLTINQGEMVAIVGASGSGKSTLMNILGCLDKPSAGDYQVAGRAVGELDNDQLAELRREHFGFIFQRYHLLGDLTALGNVEVPAIYAGKSRLTRRQRAADLLTKLGLENRLHYRPSQLSGGQQQRVSIARALMNAGGIILADEPTGALDTHSGNEVLSILRDLHKQGNTVVIVTHDMTIAEHAQRIIELRDGEVIADRQTRPEEATAPLPETASPTTSALNQFKDRFIDAFKMALLAMNAQRMRTFLTMLGIIIGIASVVSVVALGKGSQEQVLADINSMGTSTLEIFPGKDFGDMDASAIQTLRASDIQPLTQQPYVHSITPSIATSVTMRYGNIAVSASVSGVGEQFFTVRGYTLDRGVLFPRSSVDQLAQDAVIDKNTRDKLFPHGEDPIGQVILLGSLPVRIIGVVSRNQGGFGSDENLNVWVPYTTVMKRMVGQSYLRSITVRVKDNIDMNIAEQNITTLLTQRHGTKDFFIMNTDNIRQMIEKTTTTLALLVSMIALISLLVGGIGVMNIMLVSVTERTREIGVRMAVGARTSDIMQQFLIEAVLVCLFGGIVGVALSLGIGVLFAQFSSNFSMIYSSASIIAAFLCSSLIGIIFGFFPARRAARMEPIHALERE
- the cysM gene encoding cysteine synthase CysM; this encodes MTTLEQCIGNTPLVRLQRVTQGLNSEIWLKLEGNNPAGSVKDRAAFSMIQQAEDRGDIAPGDRLIEATSGNTGIALAMIAAVKGYRLRLLMPDNMSYERQTAMRAYGAELVLVNRKLGMEGARDRAKQMVLAGEGKTLDQFNNPDNSLAHFLTTGPEIWQQTAGRLTHFISSMGTTGTISGVSRYLKQQNPEICTVGLQPAEGSHIPGIRRWTPDYMPGIFRADLVDRILDMTQVDAENTLRQLARQEGIFCGVSSGGAVAGALRLAAENPGSVIVAIACDRGDRYLSTGVFD
- the cysW gene encoding sulfate/thiosulfate ABC transporter permease CysW, which codes for MAEIPTSMPRRQSHPVRQARNWARAALIALGVILSLIMLVIPLVSIFAAALSHGLGGVWRNLSDPDMLHAIGLTLLVVAIVVPVNLVFGTLLAWLVTRFQFPGRQLLLTLIDIPFAVSPVVAGLLYLLFYSTNGPVGGWLDEQGLQLMFAWPGIALVTIFVTCPFMVRELVPVMMSQGSQEEEAAVLLGASGWQVFYQVTLPNIRWALLYGVVLTNARAIGEFGAVSVVSGSIRGETYTLPLQVELLHQDYNSVGAFTAAALLTVMAILTLFIKSALQWRVKRQMNKH
- the cysT gene encoding sulfate/thiosulfate ABC transporter permease CysT; the protein is MSLGSGKRVLPGFALSLGSSLLFVCLILLLPLSALAMQLSEMSVAQYWAVISNPQVVAAYKVTLLAAGLATVFNAGFGLLMAWILTRYHFPGRALLDGLMDLPFALPTAVAGLTLAALFSTTGWYGAWLAEYGIKVSYTWLGITVAMAFTSIPFVVRTVQPVLEDLGPEYEEAAQTLGANRWQCFRYVILPELTPALLTGTALSFARSLGEFGAVIFIAGNIAWQTEVVSLMIFIRLQEFDFPAASAIASVVLAASLLILFAVNVLQSRFGQRTRSV
- a CDS encoding sulfate ABC transporter substrate-binding protein, with product MNQVQVKGWLVKGSLALSLLLGGQSAVSATELLNSSYDVSRELFVALNPGFEKQWLSQHPNDPLTIKQSHAGSSKQALAILQGLKADVVTYNQVTDVQILHDRGQLIPADWQARLPNNSSPFYSTMAFLVRKGNPKGIHDWNDLVRDDVKLIFPNPKTSGNARYTYLAAWGATSKANGGDEAKTRAWITRFLANVAVFDTGGRGATTTFVERQLGDVLISFESEVNNIRNQYGAENYEVIVPKVNVLAEFPVAWIDKNVEKNGTEQAAKAYLNYLYSPDAQKVITDFYYRVNNPELAQTLKSRFPETTLFRVEDQFGSWPQVMKTHFDTGGELDKLLASGRQ
- a CDS encoding Dyp-type peroxidase → MTPIQSGILLEHRRFAIFMEAMIQGEFDAIRQGCKKFCQTLQDLQQQYPDAGLGAVLAFGNDVWRDLDCNHSATELKSFTPLGKGLAPATQRDLLIHIQSLRHDVNFTLAQAALAAFGSAIRIEEETHSFRWVEDRDLSGFIDGTENPQGEARHAVAIIPEDQPDAGGSYVFTQRWEHNLKQLQRFSVEQQEQIIGRTKQDNEELSSDERPVTSHLSRVDLKEDGKGLKILRQSLPYGTASGKNGLYFVAYCARLHNIEQQLLSMFGDRDGKRDDMLRFTRAVSGSYFFAPSLAKLLSL
- a CDS encoding RpoE-regulated lipoprotein — protein: MNFRPLSLGLPLVLGLPLLLTGCSTLSNFSWSSLSPFNWFGSSLEVTDEGVGGINAGTPLSEGALQNALDGSYQLRSGMGTSNGQLVAFYQALDGKEVKMVISGQPKGSVRKVEVMDPAIGSAGGVKIGDAFSNTYSKAFESCQLGQGDDAQGVECAAPQSTHISYVYSGEWSGPEGLMPPDDILKNWKVSKIVWHAQARNPSVL